Proteins found in one Venturia canescens isolate UGA chromosome 6, ASM1945775v1, whole genome shotgun sequence genomic segment:
- the LOC122412372 gene encoding major royal jelly protein 1-like, whose product MGRSSQMGGSILKITVFVLGLTAIGSCAKLDVVVEWRYLEFDYPTPAEEALAIQDGTYNFERAIPIDSIVTPEGKMFLTIRRQTGVPASLTVVNPDKLGKGGGPLLKPYPDWASANTEDCENIIGTYRMDLDQCNRLWVIDSGNVGDENVCPPKILAFNVTSDKSIAKIVIPENVAKGENGKTQFENIVVQNEDADCAKTTIYLADSAGNGIVIHDGKDFWRVSSSAFEPDPSATTFTVAGDKTVINSHGVLGMAVTEEPSPFDRHMYFRPLSSYYMYDTKLEDLKNYKKDSSELPVKKLPAKLPGQSITHSLAKQQILFFSSVKDSSILCWNRQKEFTSSNIGLVEQNFVDLQWASGVKVLSNNGTEKMKLWVLTNRWQDFQNQEIPPTIPHDPNYYEFVHSNFKILTGEVSELIKGTVCE is encoded by the exons ATGGGTAGAAGCTCCCAGATGGGGGGTTCCATTCTAAAAATTACAGTTTTCGTGCTCGGATTGACCGCTATTGGATCGTGCGCCAAACTCGATGTGGTGGTGGAGTGGAGATATTTAGAATTTGACTATCCTACCCCAGCTGAAGAAGCCTTGGCTATTCAGGATGGTACTTACAATTTTGAGAGAGCCATTCCCATCGACTCCATCGTTACGCCGG AGGGCAAGATGTTTCTGACGATCCGAAGACAAACGGGTGTCCCGGCCAGTTTAACGGTAGTGAATCCGGATAAACTAGGTAAGGGTGGTGGTCCATTGCTGAAGCCTTATCCTGATTGGGCCTCGGCGAATACAGAAGATTGTGAGAATATCATCGGAACGTATCGCATGGAT CTAGACCAGTGCAATCGTCTTTGGGTTATCGACTCTGGAAACGTAGGGGATGAGAACGTGTGCCCACCGAAGATATTGGCGTTCAATGTCACATCGGATAAATCGATCGCGAAGATTGTGATACCAGAGAACGTTGCGAAAGGCGAAAACGGAAAAACACAGTTTGAGAATATCGTCGTCCAAAATGAGGACGCCGATTGTGCGAAGACTACT ATTTATTTAGCGGATTCGGCAGGAAATGGCATAGTGATACACGACGGCAAAGACTTCTGGCGAGTTTCAAGCTCTGCTTTCGAGCCTGATCCGAGTGCAACAACGTTCACCGTTGCTGGCGATAAAACGGTCATCAACTCTCATGGCGTTTTGGGTATGGCTGTAACGGAAGAGCCAAGTCCGTTTGACCGCCACATGTACTTCCGACCGTTGTCGTCGTACTACATGTACGACACGAAACTAgaggatttgaaaaattataaaaaagattcgagtgaaCTTCCAGTGAAAAAATTACCAGCCAAATTACCAGGGCAATCGATCACTCACTCATTAGCCAAACAGCAAATCCTTTTCTTCAGCTCAGTGAAGGACAGCTCGATCTTGTGTTGGAATCGTCAGAAAGAATTCACGTCGTCGAACATC GGACTGGTGGAACAGAATTTCGTAGATCTCCAATGGGCATCTGGTGTGAAAGTGCTTTCAAATAATGGCactgaaaaaatgaagctCTGGGTGCTCACCAATCGCTGGCAAGATTTCCAAAACCAAGAAATCCCCCCAACAATTCCTCACGATCCCAATTACTACGAATTCGTACACAGCAATTTTAAGATTCTGACTGGTGAGGTCAGCGAGCTTATTAAAGGGACAGTTTGTGAATAA